AGCCGCGGTCTTCTTGGTGCCCGCGGCCTTCTTGGCCTGTGCCGCCCGGGCCGGGGCGGCGGCGGACGCGCCCGCGCCCGCCGCCTCCGAGGGGGTTCCCTCGGGAGGGTTCTTGCTCATTCGCCGTCAACTCCCTTGCTGTTGAGCGAGACCGTGACCGCGTCCAGCAGCTCGTCCCAGGCCACCGCGAACTTCGCGACACCCTCGGTCTCCAGCTGCCCGACGACCTCGTCGTACGAGATGCCCTGCTTCTCGACGGCGTCCAGGTCCGCGCGGGCCTGGGCGTAACCACCGCTCACCGTGTCGCCGCGGATCTCGCCGTGGTCGGCGGTGGCGTTCAGCGTGCCCTCGGGCATCGTGTTGACCGTGCCGGGCGCGACCAGCTCGTCGACGTACAGCGTGTCCTTGTAGGACGGGTCCTTGACACCCGTCGACGCCCACAGCGGACGCTGCTTGTTGGCGCGGGCGCCACCGAGCGCGTTCCAGCGCCCACCGCCGAAGACCTCTTCGTAAGCCTCGTACGCGAGCCGCGCGTTGGCCAGCGCCGCCCTGCCCTTGAGCGCGAGGGCCTCGTCCGTGCCGACCCGCGTCAGCCGCTTGTCGATCTCGCTGTCGACGCGGGAGACGAAGAAGGAGGCGACCGAGTGGATGGTGGCGAGGTCGAGCCCCTTGGCCCGGGCCTTCTCCAGGCCGGCCAGGTAGGCGTCCATGACCTCGCGGTAGCGTTCGAGCGAGAAGATCAGCGTGACGTTGACGCTGATACCGAGGCCGATGACCTCGGTGATCGCCGGCAGCCCGGCCTTGGTCGCCGGAATCTTGATCATCACGTTCGGGCGGTCGACCAGCCAGGACAGCTGCTTGGCCTCGGCGACCGTCGCCAACGCGTCATGGGCGAGGCGCGGGTCCACTTCGATGGAGACCCGGCCGTCGCGGCCACCGGTCTCCTCGTACACGGGCCGCAGGATGTCGGCGGCGGCGCGGACGTCGGCGGTGGTCATCATCCGTACGGCCTCGTCGACCGTGACACGGCGCGCGGCGAGGTCGGCGAGCTGCTCCTCGTACCCCTCGCCCGAGCCGATCGCGGCCTGGAAGATGGAGGGGTTGGTGGTGACGCCGACGACGTGCCGGGTCTCGATGAGCTCGGCGAGGTTGCCGGACGTGATGCGCTTGCGGGACAGGTCGTCGAGCCAGATGGAGACGCCTTCGCCGGAGAGGGCCTTCAGGGGTTCAGCGGTGGTGATTGTCTGGGTCACAGTGATCATCTTCCTTCGTGCAGTCGAATCAACCGCGGGCGGCGGCAACGGATTCCCGCGCGGACGCGGCGACGTTCTCGGCGGTGAAGCCGTACTCGGCGAACAGGATCCCGGCGTCGGCGGAGGCCCCGAAGTGCTCCAGGGAGACGATGCGTCCGGCGTCGCCGACGTACCGGTACCAGGTGAGACCGATGCCCGCCTCGACCGCCACGCGGGCCTTCACAGCTGTCGGCAGGACACTCTCCCGGTACTCGGCGGACTGCTCCTCGAACCACTCCACGGACGGCATCGACACCACCCGGGTGCCCACTC
This sequence is a window from Streptomyces ortus. Protein-coding genes within it:
- the tal gene encoding transaldolase, translating into MITVTQTITTAEPLKALSGEGVSIWLDDLSRKRITSGNLAELIETRHVVGVTTNPSIFQAAIGSGEGYEEQLADLAARRVTVDEAVRMMTTADVRAAADILRPVYEETGGRDGRVSIEVDPRLAHDALATVAEAKQLSWLVDRPNVMIKIPATKAGLPAITEVIGLGISVNVTLIFSLERYREVMDAYLAGLEKARAKGLDLATIHSVASFFVSRVDSEIDKRLTRVGTDEALALKGRAALANARLAYEAYEEVFGGGRWNALGGARANKQRPLWASTGVKDPSYKDTLYVDELVAPGTVNTMPEGTLNATADHGEIRGDTVSGGYAQARADLDAVEKQGISYDEVVGQLETEGVAKFAVAWDELLDAVTVSLNSKGVDGE